From one Amaranthus tricolor cultivar Red isolate AtriRed21 chromosome 17, ASM2621246v1, whole genome shotgun sequence genomic stretch:
- the LOC130804260 gene encoding uncharacterized protein LOC130804260, with translation MAVDLFKDNPSSRGISPRISFSHDLNNSDIIPIEPHIPLKSSIFDYDFDFGVSQRTYEQDSSLADELFANGVILPIQIKRKNIPVISKSKSFSQSSSNSSFLPPLPPSSVLNNGEFDKETEEKQGNGSSSNNNKSFWKFKRSKSLNCGSICRRGLCPLPILSRSKSTGSTVSAKRSLISKDEKQSNLKNSSSSYQKPPLKRNYGGSSFNSGLIHVSPVINVPTSKVFGFGSLFSTNKDKSKKK, from the coding sequence ATGGCTGTTGATCTTTTTAAAGATAATCCTTCAAGTAGAGGAATAAGTCCAAGAATTTCATTTTCTCATGATCTTAACAACTCTGATATTATCCCTATTGAACCTCATATTCCATTAAAATCTTCTATTTTTGATTACGATTTCGACTTTGGTGTATCTCAAAGAACTTATGAACAAGATTCTTCATTAGCTGATGAGTTATTTGCAAATGGGGTTATTCTTCCAATCCAAATCAAGAGAAAAAACATACCCGTTatctcaaaatcaaaatcttttTCTCAATCttcatcaaattcttcatttttaCCTCCATTACCACCTTCCTCTGTTCTTAACAATGGTGAATTTGATAAAGAAACAGAGGAAAAACAGGGGAATGgaagtagtagtaataataataaatcattTTGGAAATTTAAAAGGAGTAAAAGTTTGAATTGTGGAAGTATTTGTAGAAGAGGATTATGCCCTTTACCTATATTATCAAGAAGTAAATCAACTGGGTCCACAGTTAGTGCTAAAAGATCATTAATTTCAAAAGATGAAAAACAGAGTAATTTGAAGAATTCAAGTTCATCTTATCAAAAACCTCCATTAAAGAGGAATTATGGTGGATCCTCTTTTAATTCTGGTTTAATTCATGTTAGCCCTGTAATTAATGTTCCTACAAGCAAGGTTTTTGGGTTTGGTTCATTATTCTCCACAAATAAAGATAAGAGCAAAAAGAAATAA